The Flavobacterium psychrophilum genome includes a region encoding these proteins:
- a CDS encoding 2-nitropropane dioxygenase, which translates to MNRITQLFNIKYPIIQAGMIWASGYKLASAVSNAGGLGIIGAGSMYPDVLREHIQKCKKATDKPFAVNVPMLYPNIEEIMNIIVEEGVKIVFTSAGNPKTWTAFLKEKGITVVHVVSSVKFALKAQEAGVDAVVAEGFEAGGHNGREETTTFTLIPMVKEKLDVPLIAAGGIATGEGMLAAMVLGADGVQIGSRFAASVESSSHEKFKQAIVDAQDGDTHVTLKELAPVRLIKNKFFHDVVALYANAPTVDDLKTLLGRARAKKGMFEGDLDEGELEIGQIAGIIHDIKPAGDILHEIISDFERAKQKATNL; encoded by the coding sequence ATGAACAGAATTACTCAACTTTTTAATATTAAATATCCCATAATACAGGCGGGAATGATATGGGCAAGCGGATATAAACTGGCAAGTGCGGTTAGCAACGCTGGGGGACTTGGTATAATTGGTGCAGGCTCTATGTACCCGGATGTACTCCGTGAGCACATACAGAAATGCAAGAAAGCAACAGATAAGCCTTTTGCAGTTAATGTACCTATGCTATATCCAAATATTGAAGAGATAATGAATATTATAGTAGAAGAAGGTGTTAAGATCGTTTTTACTTCTGCCGGAAATCCTAAAACATGGACAGCTTTTTTAAAAGAAAAAGGCATCACCGTTGTACATGTGGTAAGTAGCGTGAAATTTGCACTTAAAGCTCAGGAAGCTGGTGTTGATGCTGTTGTTGCCGAAGGTTTTGAAGCCGGAGGACACAATGGGCGTGAGGAGACTACCACGTTCACACTTATCCCTATGGTTAAAGAAAAACTGGATGTACCGCTTATTGCCGCAGGTGGTATTGCAACAGGCGAGGGCATGCTTGCTGCTATGGTTTTAGGTGCTGACGGTGTGCAGATAGGCAGCCGTTTTGCTGCCTCTGTAGAATCATCATCGCATGAAAAATTTAAGCAGGCAATTGTTGATGCGCAGGATGGCGATACACATGTTACGTTAAAAGAACTGGCTCCGGTGCGTCTTATCAAAAATAAGTTTTTTCACGATGTAGTGGCGCTATATGCCAATGCGCCAACTGTCGACGATCTTAAGACACTATTGGGCCGAGCAAGGGCAAAAAAAGGTATGTTTGAAGGAGATCTTGACGAAGGTGAGCTAGAGATTGGGCAGATAGCGGGTATCATTCACGATATAAAACCGGCGGGCGATATTCTTCATGAAATTATCTCCGATTTTGAAAGAGCAAAACAAAAAGCAACAAATTTATAA
- a CDS encoding peptidoglycan peptidase produces MLTILIAILFISCQKDPVNTKSLQNGDLIFQTSQSAQSQAIQLATKSKFSHCGLIFLDDGKYYVFEAMQPVQKTPLADWIARGKDSHYVVKRLKNDKVLTADNLKKMQAAGKRMTGKNYDLYFEWSDDRIYCSELIWKIYKEGTGLEIGKLEELADFDLSNPAVKAKLKERYGNTIPKHEKVISPAAIFDSELLYIVVNK; encoded by the coding sequence ATTCTGACAATTTTAATAGCTATTTTATTTATCAGCTGTCAAAAAGATCCTGTAAATACTAAAAGCCTACAGAATGGCGACCTGATTTTTCAGACATCGCAATCGGCGCAAAGCCAGGCAATACAACTGGCTACCAAATCTAAATTTTCGCATTGTGGTCTGATCTTTCTTGACGATGGGAAATATTATGTTTTTGAAGCAATGCAACCTGTACAGAAAACACCACTTGCCGACTGGATTGCTCGAGGTAAGGACAGCCATTACGTAGTAAAGCGCCTTAAAAATGATAAAGTACTGACCGCCGATAACTTGAAAAAAATGCAGGCGGCAGGAAAGAGAATGACAGGCAAAAATTATGACCTTTACTTTGAATGGAGTGACGACAGAATATACTGTTCAGAATTGATCTGGAAAATTTACAAAGAAGGAACGGGTCTGGAAATCGGTAAACTTGAAGAATTAGCCGATTTTGATCTTTCTAACCCAGCCGTAAAAGCTAAACTTAAAGAACGTTATGGCAATACTATTCCAAAACATGAAAAGGTAATTTCACCCGCAGCAATCTTTGACAGCGAACTTCTATATATAGTAGTAAACAAATAA
- a CDS encoding alkaline phosphatase, protein MNRRKFFRNGSLFTLGATLINPFESTANVLDINSLNKNKKAKNIIFMVSDGMSNGTLNMADLYLSRKTGKGSNWLQLYKDQRVSRALMDTASASSIVTDSSAASSSWGGGARVNNGSLNIGPKGEVNMPIWQKFKKAGKMAGCVTTVPITHATPSGFCVNSKSRNAQEEIAEQYPDLGFDIMMGGGNNYFSPELRKDKKDVYTYYKNKGWQVARNRKEMMAADITKPILGVFADDGLPYSIDRLNDKQLSENTPTLAEMAQKAIDRMKNHKNGFVLQIEGGKVDWGAHANDIAALLYDQAAFDEAIKVAIDFAEKDGNTLVVITTDHGNANPGVIYGKDANNNFDSIQKYTHTNEWILNTIKPNNTVAQVREIVESANKTTLSEEDAKTILTYYDGLHKEEGGLYNYKKVPFKAFSQIQQKSNSVGWISMDHSADYVELAMFGPGSNLLKPFVKNTDLHYLMLEAAEVENKF, encoded by the coding sequence ATGAACAGGAGAAAGTTTTTTAGGAACGGATCACTTTTTACACTTGGCGCAACACTTATAAATCCATTTGAAAGCACTGCCAATGTACTCGACATAAATAGTTTAAATAAAAACAAAAAGGCCAAAAATATAATATTTATGGTTAGCGACGGTATGAGTAACGGCACCCTAAACATGGCCGACCTATACCTTAGCAGAAAAACAGGTAAAGGTTCTAACTGGCTTCAGTTATATAAAGACCAGCGCGTTAGCCGCGCATTAATGGATACTGCTTCTGCCAGCTCTATTGTTACCGATTCTTCCGCTGCAAGCTCATCATGGGGCGGCGGCGCACGCGTAAATAACGGATCGCTAAACATCGGACCTAAAGGTGAAGTAAACATGCCTATCTGGCAAAAATTCAAGAAAGCCGGTAAAATGGCGGGCTGTGTTACTACTGTACCTATTACACACGCTACTCCATCTGGTTTTTGTGTAAACAGCAAAAGCCGAAATGCCCAGGAAGAAATTGCAGAGCAATATCCCGACCTTGGTTTTGATATTATGATGGGCGGTGGTAACAACTATTTTAGCCCCGAACTGCGTAAGGACAAAAAAGATGTTTACACCTATTATAAAAACAAAGGATGGCAAGTTGCGCGTAACCGTAAGGAAATGATGGCTGCCGATATTACTAAGCCGATCCTTGGCGTTTTTGCTGATGACGGACTTCCGTATAGCATTGACAGGTTAAATGATAAACAACTTTCTGAAAACACCCCTACCCTTGCAGAAATGGCTCAAAAAGCTATTGATCGTATGAAGAACCATAAAAATGGCTTTGTGCTGCAAATTGAAGGCGGTAAGGTAGACTGGGGTGCTCATGCTAACGATATTGCTGCATTACTTTACGATCAGGCGGCATTTGATGAAGCTATTAAAGTGGCTATAGATTTCGCAGAGAAAGATGGCAATACACTGGTTGTGATAACTACCGATCATGGTAATGCCAATCCGGGTGTTATTTATGGTAAAGATGCCAACAATAATTTTGACAGCATTCAGAAATACACACACACTAACGAGTGGATCTTGAATACTATTAAGCCAAACAATACAGTTGCGCAGGTACGTGAAATTGTTGAAAGTGCCAATAAAACTACACTGTCTGAAGAAGATGCAAAAACCATCCTGACCTATTACGATGGATTACATAAAGAAGAAGGCGGACTGTATAATTACAAAAAGGTTCCGTTTAAAGCATTCTCACAGATTCAGCAAAAGAGCAATTCTGTTGGATGGATAAGCATGGATCACTCAGCAGACTATGTTGAACTGGCAATGTTTGGCCCGGGAAGCAATCTGCTAAAACCATTCGTTAAAAATACCGACCTGCATTACCTCATGCTGGAAGCGGCAGAAGTAGAAAATAAATTTTAA